The Piliocolobus tephrosceles isolate RC106 chromosome 12, ASM277652v3, whole genome shotgun sequence genome includes the window GGGAGCTGAACAGGACGCAGCCTGGCGGACAGTCTGAGTGACGGACACAGAGTTGAGAGCTCAAGAGGTCCATAGGACCAGAATTTGCCGGGAGTAATGGAGAGGAGACAGCTGCACAGAGAGGCAGCTCTGGAGACCCTTCAGAGCTTGCCTGTCCGGATGCAGTGTATGAGAAAGGGGGGAGTGGTGATCGATGACTCCCAGTTTCTGGAGTGAGTGGTTGTGTGGATAatggtgccatttactgagattgTGAAGatgggtggggcggggggggatGTGTGAGTGTATGGGAGGAGTGAGTATACCAAGTGACCAGTTTTGGACAGGCGAACCATGAAGAGCCCTTGAGACATCCAAATGGAGATGTCACGTAGGTGGGTGAATGTATGTACTTGGACCTCAGAAGTGAAGTTCAGACTGGGGTTGTAGATTTTTGGAGTGATTAGCACGTAGCACTTTCTGAAGGCTTTTGTTTGTAGGATGTGTTTCTCTCCCGCAGAGGACATGTTACAGGGGAAGGGCTAAAGAGACACAGACAGCTGATAGGAGAGATTGATATACAACAGCTGGAGAAAGCCACAGAGACAGGCAGAATGGATACTGGTCAGCGGAGAGTAAAAGCTGCGGTCCTAGCAATATCTTCCATTCATACACAGGGGTCCTGGTGAGgctgacataaaaacaaatataaaaatctactACAAATTTTACAAACAGTCCAGGTTCGACTGCAGACGAGACCACAGCATTTTCTGCCTCAAAAGACATCGGAGCGGAGATGTCACATAGGCGGGTGAATGTACTATGCACTTGGACCTCAAAAGTGAAGTTTGAACTGGGCTTGTAGATTGTGGAGTAATTAGTCAGACACACAGGTGTCTGATTGTCCTGACGGATACCAGGAGGGTCTCGGCGGCAGCGTGATTGTATCACTGATAAGGAAGAGGCCTGACAATCTAAGCAGAGAGTGGACCCGGTGGAGCAATTCTCATACCTGGATGGACCCACATAGAGCCGCAGaggcggggggcggggaggggagggggtggggcTCTGTCTCCCTGTGTCCTGAATGCAGAGCATGAGCTTAGGCCTTCTACAGCACAAACCTTGCTTCTTTGGGACAGATGTTGGGGTGGGAGAGGTCTGTCACTCAAACGGAGGTGCCTCAGTCCCCAGGCCAGCAGGAGCAGGAGGTGGGCTTTGGAGTCCGGAAGACCCAGGCCcaaattttgcattttctgtttcctGGCTCTGTGGTCTAGTTCATGCAATGtgtctgtgcctcagcttcctgatctGTCAAATGGGGGTGCTGACATCCACCTCCCAGCGCTGCTGTGAGAGGAAGAAAAGCCCCAGCACAGATCCCTCTGTGACATACAAGCTGCATAAAGGGTAGCTGAGGAAGCAGATGTTCCCAGGATGTCTGGGGACCAGAGAGTTGGCTAGTGGAGAAGCACACAAAGCGAAGTGCCATCCTCTGGCCATGTCCATTTCGTAGCCCCGCAGGTTGAGGATTTCCACTTGTTGCAGTTTAGAGACCCAGCTTATTAATTGTGAGACCTCGCTAATTGTGACCTAAGGGGTCGTGCCGGGGAAACGGGGCATAGTGTATCCCAGACCAGGCTGGAGGAGTTTGGGTGAAAGGGCAGGACAGAGAAGCATTGTGCAAAAGTGGGGGGACTGAGTAGAGATGATTGGGTGGGTCGAGCTGCACTGCAGGGTATGAGCGTGCGCGCCCgcagtaggaggaggaggaggaggagaggtgaAGTGGATCTGGCGGGAAGAGCCCCCCCACCCTACCTTCGACCCCACCGCCCACCCACCCGCGGAATCGCATGCGCACTGGAGACCTGGAGGAAAGGGCTTTTGTTGGGAAAGCGGGCGGGCTGGAGGGGTCCGCGCATGCGCAGGCTACCCAGCCGCTGGGGGTGCACGGAGAAAAGGGGCGGGGTGGTCCgggctgctgtgctggcagcagtAGGCGAGGGCGCGGCTGCCGGGTTCCTGGTGCTGAGGACGGACGGACGCCATTGGAGCCCCAGAGAAGGTAAGGATCCAGCCCCAGACAGGACCGGGAGAGGGCGAGTGGAACCCGACACGCTGCGCCCTCCCTCCGCCTCCGGATCTGAACAAAGCCCAAGCACTCAGAACCGGAACCCTATTAGACCCAAGGTCTAGATAGGAGCCCCCATCACCATCAGATCCAGGCGCCCCGATCTGAGCCCTACTGAAACCAGAGCCCAGGATCCTCACCCCTTTAGCGGACCCGTGTGCTGCGAGCTGAGCTCCCTTGGAGCGgaggccccacccccaccccaaccacTCCTAGATTACTCGAACTGAGCTGACCGCTCGCCCCCTTCCTGGAGTGCCCAGTCCTCGCGTTTGAGATCTCCAGCGCTCCGATTGGAGCCTCATCCAGGTCTGAGGCCCCCACTCCATCCGCCTCTAGTGCTCTAGTCTGAGCCCCACCTAGGCCCCCCGCCCGGACCTAGCCAAAAGGTCCCTGGGATTCTGTTTCGCAGAGCTTGCCGCTTGCCGCTGTCCCCGTTGTCTGAGCTCTCCCATCTGCTCCCCCTTCATCCCGGTCCCCTTCTCTGGCCCTTAAATCCAAAccctttgtttctctcttccccAATGCATCCCCTTCGGGACTCTTCGGACCCCAGCCCTCCAGAACACCCCCTCTTCAAATCTAGCCGCTGGGATGGCGAGTCTGCCCATCCTAAACTCCGCTTTCAGTGCGGCGCCTCCTGCGACCTCCTCTGTCCCTTTCCTTGGGCTCTGTCCCTGACCAGGTCTACCCCATCAGAAAGCCAAACCGTcttccccccaccacccccccgCCCCCTACGGCCTAATATTGCCTAGTAACCTGATGATTGTCGCCCCTCACCTCCCGAGAGATCCCGCCTCCCAGTGGATCCCGCCCCCTCCCCCTGCAGCTGCTTCACCCTCCCTCTCAGGCTGAgctctcatctccctgggaccCGCAGCATGGCTGAGGGAAGCTTCAGCGTGCAATCGGAAAACTACAGTGTTGAAGACATGGATGAGGGTAGCGACGAAGTCCGGGAGGAAGAGATGGTTGAAGGCAACGACTATGAAGAATTTGGTGCGTTTGGTGGCTACGGCACCCTCACCAGCTTTGACATCCATATCCTCAGAGCCTTCGGAAGCTTGGGTCCAGGCCTTCGCATCTTATCGGTGAGGCCACCTGCTGGCCTGGGCCTTTCCCCTGTGAATGGAGGGGAAAGCAGGGGAGGGGGGAGCAAGGAGGGTTGTGTGGGAAAGGACTGCCCAGCTTCCCCAAACCTTTCCTCCCCTGCTCGGAAGAAGAGGATTTGGGAAGGTCTTGGGGTGTTCAGGGCTGACTGCTGGGAAGAGGCTGGCCAGCACAGGCAAGCTAACACAAGTGTGTCGTCGAGTGACCTGCCTTCCCCAAACCCTCTCTCTGGCCTTGCAGAATGAGCCCTGGGAACTGGAAAACCCTGTGCTGGCCCAGACCCTGGTGGAGGCATTGCAACTGGATCCGGACACACTTGCCAATGAGACCGCCGCCCGTGCTGCCAACGTAGCCCGCGCCGCCGCCTCCAACCGTGCGGCTCGGGCCGCTGCCACCGCTGCCCGTACCGCCTTCACTCAAGTGGTCGCTAGCCACCGGGTGGCCACGCCGCACGTCTCAGGAGAGGATACCCAGCCCACGACCTACGCCGCCGAGGCTCAGGGGCCCACCCCTGAGCCACCCCTTGCTTCTCCGCAGACCTCCCAGGTGTTAGTCACCAGTGAGATGGCTGCCCCCGGGGCCGCGGTAACCTCCACACAGTCCCAGGCAGGCTCCCCGGCCCAGGAGGCTGCTACCGAGGGCCCTAGTAGGGCCTGTGCTTTCTCTCAGGCTCCATGTGCCAGGGAGGTGGACACCACCCGGCCCAGCACAGCCTTCCTGGGTCAGAATGATGTCTTTGATTTCACTCAGCCGGCGGGGGTCAGTGGCATGGCCTTCCCTCGCCCCAAGAGACCTGCCCCAGCCCAAGAGGCTGCCACGGAGGGCCCCAGTGCTGGCTCCGGTGTGCCCCAGACTGGACCTGGCAGAGAGGTGGCAGCCACCCGGCCCAAGACCACCAAGTCAGGGAAGGCGCTGGCCAAGACTCGGTGGGTGGAGCCTCAGAACGTTGTGGCAGCAGCTGCTGCCAAGGCCAAGCCGGCCACGAGCATCCCTGAGCCGGAGGGTGCAGCTGCTGCCACTGCTCAGCACAGTGCTGAGCCCTGGGCCAGGATGGGAGGCAAGAGGACCAAGAAGGTGAGAtccccctgccccctgccacctccacacCCCCTTGCTCCtgtcctttccttctcctccctttcccgctcctctcctccctctcctctcccccttcttcctctcttctcctctttcctctcctcctctcctcccctcccctctcctcccctcctctcctctcagcTAGTCCATGTTTTTCCAACACAAGTTTGCTGAGCATGTTTTCACTCCACGTAGTCCCTACCCTCAGGACTGGTGGGAGAAGAGGctggctcagtgcctggcacttagtaagcATGCAGCACATGCCAGCCGCTGCTGGTACTGCTCTCATTTCCAAGAGCCTGCTACGGGTGAGGTGCGTGCGGGGCGCTTTGGCACGGGGAGCCTGGTAGCCCTGAGTCTCTCCTCTCTCCAATGATACAGTCCAAGCACCTGGATGATGAGTATGAGAGCAGCGAGGAGGAGAGAGAGCCTCCTGCGGTCCCACCCACCTGGAGAGCATCACAGCCCTCATTGACGGTGCGGGCTCAGTTGGCCCCTCGGCGCCCGGTGGCCCCGAGGTCCCAGATACCCTCAAGGCACGTACTGTGCCTGCCGCCCCGCAACGTGACGCTTCTGCAAGAGAGGGTAAGAAGCccaccctcccccatctccctcctctcctcccttgtGGGCCATGTCTCTGCCCTCACCCATGCCTTGACCTCCCCGCGTGTTCCTCCTTCTCCAGGCAAATAAGTTGGTAAAATACCTGATGATTAAGGACTACAAGAAGATCCCCATCAAGCGCGCAGGTAGGCAGCCTGTGCCCCCTTCGCCATCCCCTAGTCTGTGGGCATCCCTTTGCTCGGGTGCTGCGGCTGGTCCCCTCCGTCGCCACAGGAAGGGGTCCTCGGCAGGGTTGACCAAGGGGCTACAGCTCTATGACCCCTGCTCAGCCCAGGTGCTTTCTCCAACTCTTCCCCCCCCTGCAGACATGCTGAAGGATGTCATCAGAGAATATGATGAACATTTCCCTGAGATCATTGAGCGAGCAACGTACACCCTGGAAAAGGTGGGTGCAGGATGGGAGTAGCTCTGTGGAGGAAGAGCGGGCATAGGGTGGGGCGACCCTGCAGCCCCTCAAGGCCCAGTCTCTGGAGCCATCTCTAACCTCTCTGACTCTGAGCTTCCACTGCACTGGCGGTTTGACTCGTGCTTCCTGCCCTCGGCTTCTCTCTCTCATGCTCTCTGAGTGTCTCGCCGTCTCGCCAGGTGGGTCTCATCGCCTCTGCCAGCATCAGCTCCCACAGCGAAGGTCCTCCGTGTGCTGTCTTCTTCCGCCCTCGCTCACGAGTTTGGATTCCTTGCTGAGGAGCAGTTCTAACAGGGAATCACTGCCAGCAGGTTGCCCAGCATGGGGATTGGATCTCACACTCTGCTTTCTCCCCCATGTAGAAGTTTGGGATCCACCTGAAGGAGATCGACAAGGAAGAACACCTGTATATTCTTGTCTGCACACGGGACTCCTCAGCTCGCCTCCTTGGAAAGTAAGAAAGGGAAAGCGGGTTGTGGCCTTCCTCGGTGGTGTCCCTTCCCTGCCCACACCCCTTCAGTGAAGCAGGAAGGCGGGGCTTGAGTGCGGTGCATGGCTCCCACACACGGTGAGGGCTGCCTGGTGACTGCTGGATGAAAGGAATGATAGCCTGGGGTGAGGCCTTGCTGCCGTCAGGTCTCCCCAAGCTGCTGCCGGGCTTTACCCTCAAAGCTTCGGAGGAAAGCGGCttgcctcttcctcctgcctgccTGGCCTGGGCCCGGCAGAGCTGGCCTAGGGGAGAGCTTCCTCTTCAGTGTAGGTCCTGATGTGGGAGGGGCAGGAAAGGTCTGGAGCCATCATCGCTGGACACACGTTTGCCATTTGCAGAGCTTCGGCTCCCTGCCTCGCCCTGTCCTCTGCAGAACCCTGTCAGGGAAGTGTTAGTACCCATGTTATAGAGGAGGTGATTAAGTCTCAGGCGGAGGTGCGAATGGTCTGCCAGCAGCTAGTGAACCCTGCCTGTCCTGGGAAGAGTTCCCCTCAAGCTGGGAAACCTGAGAGAGGCTAGTTGGGAGAGCCTGGTGGTGTCTCTCAGGCAAATAGCTGCTACACAGGATTTCTCTTTCTACACCTTTAGAACCAAGGACACTCCCAGGCTGAGTCTCCTCTTGGTGATTCTGGGCGTCATCTTCATGAATGGCAACCGTGCCAGCGAGGGTGAGTGGCTGGACCTGCAACTGGGGGGCTGCCCATAGTCTCCTCTTCTGGGTGCCAAACTCTCGTACCTCCTCTCCCCTCGCAGCTGTCCTCTGGGAGGCACTACGCAAGATGGGACTGCGCCCTGGGTATGATTGGCCTCTCCAGCTCCTCCCCGCGGTGCTATCCTCTGGCCAAAGAGGTCCCGGGATTGCAATAGCCTGGTGGTCTGGCGCGAGGGCGTGGGGCGCCCTGGGCTCGGTAGAGAGCAAAGGGTCTCACCGGGGCGAATGGGGAAGCGGTGCCGGACACTGCTCAGCCCCCTCTCTGCTCTGTGGCCCCAGATGACATCTAAGAGAGACAGTCAGAGTCAGGGGCTCCATCAAATCCCTAC containing:
- the LOC111530591 gene encoding melanoma-associated antigen D4 isoform X1; translation: MAEGSFSVQSENYSVEDMDEGSDEVREEEMVEGNDYEEFGAFGGYGTLTSFDIHILRAFGSLGPGLRILSNEPWELENPVLAQTLVEALQLDPDTLANETAARAANVARAAASNRAARAAATAARTAFTQVVASHRVATPHVSGEDTQPTTYAAEAQGPTPEPPLASPQTSQVLVTSEMAAPGAAVTSTQSQAGSPAQEAATEGPSRACAFSQAPCAREVDTTRPSTAFLGQNDVFDFTQPAGVSGMAFPRPKRPAPAQEAATEGPSAGSGVPQTGPGREVAATRPKTTKSGKALAKTRWVEPQNVVAAAAAKAKPATSIPEPEGAAAATAQHSAEPWARMGGKRTKKSKHLDDEYESSEEEREPPAVPPTWRASQPSLTVRAQLAPRRPVAPRSQIPSRHVLCLPPRNVTLLQERANKLVKYLMIKDYKKIPIKRADMLKDVIREYDEHFPEIIERATYTLEKKFGIHLKEIDKEEHLYILVCTRDSSARLLGKTKDTPRLSLLLVILGVIFMNGNRASEAVLWEALRKMGLRPGVRHPFLGDLRKLITDDFVKQKNLELREGTPVSMAPSWYLEYKKIPNSNPPEYEFLWGLRARHETSKMRVLRFIAQNQNRDPREWKAHFLEAVDDAFKTMDVDMAEEHARAQMRAQMNIGDEALIGRWSWDDIQVELLTWDEDGDFGDAWARIPFAFWARYHQYILNSNRANRRATWRAGVSSGTNGGASTSVLDGPSTSSTIRTRNAARAGASFFSWIQHR
- the LOC111530591 gene encoding melanoma-associated antigen D4 isoform X2 — translated: MAEGSFSVQSENYSVEDMDEGSDEVREEEMVEGNDYEEFGAFGGYGTLTSFDIHILRAFGSLGPGLRILSNEPWELENPVLAQTLVEALQLDPDTLANETAARAANVARAAASNRAARAAATAARTAFTQVVASHRVATPHVSGEDTQPTTYAAEAQGPTPEPPLASPQTSQVLVTSEMAAPGAAVTSTQSQAGSPAQEAATEGPSRACAFSQAPCAREVDTTRPSTAFLGQNDVFDFTQPAGVSGMAFPRPKRPAPAQEAATEGPSAGSGVPQTGPGREVAATRPKTTKSGKALAKTRWVEPQNVVAAAAAKAKPATSIPEPEGAAAATAQHSAEPWARMGGKRTKKSKHLDDEYESSEEEREPPAVPPTWRASQPSLTVRAQLAPRRPVAPRSQIPSRHVLCLPPRNVTLLQERANKLVKYLMIKDYKKIPIKRADMLKDVIREYDEHFPEIIERATYTLEKKFGIHLKEIDKEEHLYILVCTRDSSARLLGKTKDTPRLSLLLVILGVIFMNGNRASEAVLWEALRKMGLRPGVRHPFLGDLRKLITDDFVKQKYLEYKKIPNSNPPEYEFLWGLRARHETSKMRVLRFIAQNQNRDPREWKAHFLEAVDDAFKTMDVDMAEEHARAQMRAQMNIGDEALIGRWSWDDIQVELLTWDEDGDFGDAWARIPFAFWARYHQYILNSNRANRRATWRAGVSSGTNGGASTSVLDGPSTSSTIRTRNAARAGASFFSWIQHR
- the LOC111530591 gene encoding melanoma-associated antigen D4 isoform X3; its protein translation is MAEGSFSVQSENYSVEDMDEGSDEVREEEMVEGNDYEEFGAFGGYGTLTSFDIHILRAFGSLGPGLRILSNEPWELENPVLAQTLVEALQLDPDTLANETAARAANVARAAASNRAARAAATAARTAFTQVVASHRVATPHVSGEDTQPTTYAAEAQGPTPEPPLASPQTSQVLVTSEMAAPGAAVTSTQSQAGSPAQEAATEGPSRACAFSQAPCAREVDTTRPSTAFLGQNDVFDFTQPAGVSGMAFPRPKRPAPAQEAATEGPSAGSGVPQTGPGREVAATRPKTTKSGKALAKTRWVEPQNVVAAAAAKAKPATSIPEPEGAAAATAQHSAEPWARMGGKRTKKSKHLDDEYESSEEEREPPAVPPTWRASQPSLTVRAQLAPRRPVAPRSQIPSRHVLCLPPRNVTLLQERANKLVKYLMIKDYKKIPIKRADMLKDVIREYDEHFPEIIERATYTLEKKFGIHLKEIDKEEHLYILVCTRDSSARLLGKTKDTPRLSLLLVILGVIFMNGNRASEAVLWEALRKMGLRPGVRHPFLGDLRKLITDDFVKQKYLEYKKIPNSNPPEYEFLWGLRARHETSKMRVLRFIAQNQNRDPREWKAHFLEAVDDAFKTMDVDMAEEHARAQMRAQMNIGDEALIGRWSWDDIQVELLTWDEDGDFGDAWARIPFAFWARYHQYILNSNRANRRATWRAGVSSGTNGGASTSVLDGPSTSSTIRTRNAARAGASFFSWIQ